The nucleotide window ACGAGTGCCTGGCGCTCAGTTCAGCGTGAGCCGTGGTTTCGGCGCGTCGGTACGGCCGGCCGGCGGGGTGCGGCTGCCCGCACGGTACGGCAGGGGCCAGGGCGCGCCCGGTCCGCGGTAGTCCTGTTCGGCCGCCGCGTGGAGGGTCCAGTGCGGGTCGTAGAGGTGCGGGCGGGCCAGGGCGCAGAGGTCGGCGCGGCCCGCGAGGAGCAGCGAGTTGACGTCGTCCCAGGAGGAGATGGCGCCGACCGCGATGACGGGGACGCCGACGGTGTTGCGGATGCGGTCGGCGTAGGGGGTCTGGTAGGAGCGGCCGTACTCGGGGCGTTCGTCCGGCACGACCTGTCCGGTGGAGACGTCGATGGCGTCGGCACCGCGCTCGGCGAAGGCCCGGGCGATGGCGAGGGCGTCCTCGGCGCTCGTACCGCCGTCGGCCCAGTCGGTGGCGGAGATGCGGACGGTCATGGGCCGGTCGGCGGGCCACTGCTCCCGGACCGCGTCGAAGACGTCGAGGGGGAAGCGGAGCCGGTTCTCCAGCGGGCCGCCGTACGCGTCGGTGCGGTGGTTGGCGAGCGGGGAGAGGAACCCGGAGAGCAGGTAGCCGTGCGCGCAGTGGAGTTCGAGCAGGTCGAAGCCGCAGTGCGCGGCGCGGCGGGCCGCTGCGGCGAACTCCTCGCGGACGGCGTCGAGTCCGGCCCGGTCCAGCGCCTCGGGCACCTGGCTGACGCCGGGGGCGTAGGGAAGCGGGGAGGCGGCTGACAACGGCCAGTTGCCCGCGTCGAGCGGCTGGTCGATGCCCTCCCACATGAGTTTGGTGGAGCCCTTGCGGCCGGAGTGGCCCAGCTGGACGCCGATCGCGGCCCCGGGGGCACTACGGTGCACGAAGTCCGCTATGCGGGCCCAGGCGGCGGCCTGTTCGTCGGTGTAGAGGCCGGCGCAGCCCGGCGTGATGCGGCCTTCGGGGCTCACACAGACCATCTCGGTCATGGTGAGCCCGGCGCCGCCCAGAGCGCGGGCGCCGAGGTGGACGAGGTGGAAGTCGCCGGGGACGCCGTCGGTGGCGGAGTACATGTCCATGGGCGAGACGACGACCCGGTTGCGCAGTTCCAGTCCGCGCAGCCGCAGCGGGGTGAACATCGGCGGGGTTCCGGGCGGGCAGCCGAACTCCTCCTCGACGGCGCCGGTGAAGGCGCGGTCGCGCAGCCGGAGGTTGTCATGGGTGACGCGGCGGCTGCGGGTGAGGAGGTTGAAGGCGAATCGGCGGGGCGGCTGGTCCAGGTAGGTGTCCAGTTCCTCGAACCAGCGCAGGCTGGCGGCCGCCGCGCGCTGGGTCGAGGCGACGACCGGGCGGCGCTCCGTCTCGTACGCGTCGAGCGCCGTACGCAGATCCGGCTGTTCCCCGACACAGGCGGCCAGTGCGAGGGCGTCCTCGACGGCGAGTTTGGTGCCGGAGCCGATCGAGAAGTGCGCCGTGTGGGCGGCGTCGCCGATGAGGACGGTACTGCCGTGCGACCACCGCTCGTTGACCACGGTGGTGAAGGTGAGCCAGGAGGACTTGTTGGAGCGCAGGGGCCGGCCGTCGAGGGCGTCGGCGAACGTCTTGGCGCAGCGTGCGGTGGACTCGGCCGCATCGCAGCGGTCGAGCCCGGCGGCCCGCCAGACCTCCTCGCGCATCTCGACGATGACGGTGGAGGCGTCGGCCGAGAAGGGGTAGGCGTGCAGTTGCATCACGCCGTACTCGGACTCGGCGATCTCGAAGCGGAAGGCGTCGAGTGCGAAGTCGGCGGCGAGCCAGATGTAGCGGTTGCGGTGCGGGGTGAGGTGCGGGCGGAAGACGTCGGCGTGGGCCTCGCGGGTGGCGCTGTGCACACCGTCGGCGGCGATCACCAGGTCGTACGTCTGCGCGAGCTCCGCGGCGGGCGGGGCCTGAGTGCG belongs to Streptomyces finlayi and includes:
- a CDS encoding bifunctional salicylyl-CoA 5-hydroxylase/oxidoreductase, producing the protein MSGDSMRIAVIGGGPGGLYAAALLKRLGPGRDITVWERNAPDDTFGFGVVLSDETLGGIEHADPVVYAALRDEFVRWDTIDIVHRGRCETSGGHGFAALGRRRLLEILHARCHSLGVRLRFRTQAPPAAELAQTYDLVIAADGVHSATREAHADVFRPHLTPHRNRYIWLAADFALDAFRFEIAESEYGVMQLHAYPFSADASTVIVEMREEVWRAAGLDRCDAAESTARCAKTFADALDGRPLRSNKSSWLTFTTVVNERWSHGSTVLIGDAAHTAHFSIGSGTKLAVEDALALAACVGEQPDLRTALDAYETERRPVVASTQRAAAASLRWFEELDTYLDQPPRRFAFNLLTRSRRVTHDNLRLRDRAFTGAVEEEFGCPPGTPPMFTPLRLRGLELRNRVVVSPMDMYSATDGVPGDFHLVHLGARALGGAGLTMTEMVCVSPEGRITPGCAGLYTDEQAAAWARIADFVHRSAPGAAIGVQLGHSGRKGSTKLMWEGIDQPLDAGNWPLSAASPLPYAPGVSQVPEALDRAGLDAVREEFAAAARRAAHCGFDLLELHCAHGYLLSGFLSPLANHRTDAYGGPLENRLRFPLDVFDAVREQWPADRPMTVRISATDWADGGTSAEDALAIARAFAERGADAIDVSTGQVVPDERPEYGRSYQTPYADRIRNTVGVPVIAVGAISSWDDVNSLLLAGRADLCALARPHLYDPHWTLHAAAEQDYRGPGAPWPLPYRAGSRTPPAGRTDAPKPRLTLN